A single Rhopalosiphum padi isolate XX-2018 chromosome 4, ASM2088224v1, whole genome shotgun sequence DNA region contains:
- the LOC132929868 gene encoding FAST kinase domain-containing protein 3, mitochondrial-like, with product MSRIVIHQLFFNRVNYLNVLKAINITQNRYKADKFGHTFALIQEGSEIRELPLIVRNVCSNEICCNECTKTEETDINNDELVNKLNNLKNETDRKKADKEIVDVIRGFKKCSSVKSLVDLLEIVMLDEITSEVALCALKKIVELENFKLHIASNKLLSTLNIKQPNIDYTKTPILEKLLEIIMTGDNNSAVVGILELISIDRVRVLPFDIFKNKISEEILCRVTENKLNIDDLCRSIDAFSKLNEVKTADQLWIGIMDKSDQINEKNVIQVFRILHLLKKSRKTIMKLLERCLQQFWHHLCTDNLIEMLYTLRLTKCSSNIILKTTSRWINTNIHTMNENNLTSLVNELNNSNYVDIGIVRALERYIKAKHSTINSPLLMVEIMNYCSKFNVRSENIFEGCAMYIIQYGSNITPSQFRDLFWPFGQLNYKPKSAIEFWIKVENIMNKEFHNFKTQETIDILLSCVYLEKHPLNFVHGVFNTSFLHHLFENGGKNDYTKIKLKIIDQCMTLECDHYRGPVLPKDKFAKSIWCDYRIKRILKEISSTLENIFQGYKISYSTILSRLPLMSIYIIDALVHPDKFELNNRYINFKKHPGLCTVILVHLPEHYCWEKEHLTGIETTRIRHFQKIGLNVMSINYEKILELKYPAELTEYINNRYENMLTPC from the coding sequence ATGTCAAGAATAGTCAtccatcaattattttttaatagagtGAACTATTTAAATGTACTAAAAGCGATAAACATAACACAAAACAGATATAAAGCTGACAAATTTGGACATACATTCGCACTCATTCAAGAAGGAAGTGAAATAAGAGAACTACCACTGATTGTACGTAATGTATGTAGCAACGAAATTTGCTGTAACGAATGTACTAAAACTGAAGAAACAGACATTAATAATGATGAACtagtcaataaattaaataatcttaaGAATGAAACAGATCGTAAAAAAGCTGATAAAGAAATTGTAGATGTTATTCGGggctttaaaaaatgttcttcaGTAAAATCATTAGTGGATCTACTAGAAATAGTAATGCTAGATGAAATAACTTCAGAGGTAGCACTATGTGCTCTGAAAAAAATAGTAGAACTAGAGAACTTTAAATTGCATATAGcatcaaataaattgttatcaactttaaatattaaacaaccaaatatagattatacaaaAACACCAATACTAGAAAAGCTGCTGGAAATAATTATGACAGGAGATAATAACTCTGCTGTTGTTGGAATACTAGAATTAATATCTATTGATCGTGTTCGAGTTTTGCCAtttgacatatttaaaaataaaatatctgaagAAATTTTATGCCGAGTAActgaaaataaacttaatatagaTGATTTATGCAGATCAATTGAtgcattttctaaattaaatgaaGTCAAAACTGCAGACCAGCTTTGGATTGGAATAATGGATAAATCTgatcaaataaatgaaaaaaatgtaattcaagtttttagaattttacacTTGTTAAAGAAAAGTAGAAAAACCATAATGAAGCTGCTAGAAAGATGTTTACAGCAATTTTGGCATCATCTTTGTACTGATAACTTAATAGAAATGTTGTATACATTACGATTAACTAAATGCAGttcaaatattatcttaaaaactaCATCTAGGTGGATTAACACAAACATACACACTATGAATGAAAACAATCTAACTTCACTTGTAAATGAGTTAAATAATTCCAACTATGTGGATATTGGTATTGTAAGAGCATTAGAACGTTACATAAAGGCCAAACACAGTACAATAAATAGTCCTTTATTAATGGTAGAAATCATGAACTACTGTTCAAAATTTAATGTAcgttctgaaaatatttttgaaggatGTGCCATGTACATAATTCAGTATGGTTCAAATATAACTCCTTCTCAATTTAGAGATTTATTTTGGCCATTTGGTCAACTTAACTACAAACCTAAATCAGCTATAGAGTTTTGGATTAAGGtggaaaatataatgaataaagaGTTTCATAACTTTAAGACACAAGAAAcaatagacatattattatcttgtgTTTACTTAGAAAAACATCCATTGAACTTTGTTCACGGGGTATTTAATACTTCTTTTTTACatcatttatttgaaaatggaGGTAAAAAtgactatacaaaaataaaattaaaaatcattgacCAGTGTATGACATTAGAGTGTGATCACTATCGTGGGCCAGTGTTACCCAAAGATAAATTTGCAAAAAGCATTTGGTGCGACTATAGAATAAAACGGATCTTAAAAGAAATCAGTAGTactcttgaaaatatttttcaaggcTACAAAATTTCTTACTCAACTATTCTAAGTCGACTACCACTTATGAGTATTTACATAATTGATGCTTTAGTACACCCAGACAAATTTGAACTTAACAATAGATACATAAATTTCAAGAAACATCCTGGTCTATGTACTGTAATTTTAGTTCATTTGCCAGAACACTATTGCTGGGAAAAAGAACACTTAACTGGTATTGAAACCACTAGAATACGGCATTTTCAAAAGATTGGATTAAATGTAATGTCCATCAACtacgaaaaaatattagaacTCAAATATCCGGCTGAACTGActgaatatattaacaatagatatgaaaatatgttaactccttgttaa